GCGAAGCCCATTTACCATTGGGTCCGCGTCCTGTGGTGCAAGCTGAGTATTCCGCTAGGTTGCTGATTATTGGTCAGGCACCAGGAACCCGCGTGCATGAAACGGGGATTCCGTGGAATGACCCCAGCGGTGATCGGCTGCGTGAATGGCTTCAGATGGATAAAGAAAGATTCTATGACCCTGCTCAGGTCGCCATCATGCCGATGGGATTTTGCTATCCGGGTCGAGGTAATTCTGGCGATCTGCCGCCAAGACCCGAGTGCGCACCCAAGTGGCATGCAGCGATTAAGTCGCATCTTCCCAATGTGGAACTGACCCTTCTGATTGGCGATTATGCGCAGCGCTATTATCTGGAAGGGAAGCCCAAAACCCTGACTGAAACGGTGAAAGCCAACGCTAACTGGTCACCGGACTTTATCGCGCTACCCCACCCCTCTCCCCGTAATAACCTGTGGTTGAGGAAAAAT
The nucleotide sequence above comes from Grimontia kaedaensis. Encoded proteins:
- a CDS encoding uracil-DNA glycosylase family protein; protein product: MTNTPLGILLKEVQECHHCEAHLPLGPRPVVQAEYSARLLIIGQAPGTRVHETGIPWNDPSGDRLREWLQMDKERFYDPAQVAIMPMGFCYPGRGNSGDLPPRPECAPKWHAAIKSHLPNVELTLLIGDYAQRYYLEGKPKTLTETVKANANWSPDFIALPHPSPRNNLWLRKNPWFEAEILPILRKSTDQLFS